In one Terriglobia bacterium genomic region, the following are encoded:
- a CDS encoding ribonuclease J, with protein sequence MPTGKLQVVPLGGLGEFGMNCMALRWGDDIVVIDAGLMFPEMELLGVDIVVPDISYLIQNRKQVKAIVLTHGHEDHIGALPWILTELNVPVYGTEFTLAYVEDKLDEHGLLDNATLIEMRAGELVSLGPFKIMPIHVTHSLVDCVALAIHTPLGVIIHTGDFKVDPTPTDHKLFDLHTFAEYGKQGVLALFQDSTNVERPGYTPSERAVGRRFDEVFARAPRRLFISCFSSSIHRIKLAMEMAYQHRRKVALVGRSMNESTEIAQDLGYIEVPDGLLIHPGEIKTFPPERVMVLISGTQGEPMSGLSRAAVDNHKHAKIEPGDTVVLSSRIIPGNEKSIYRMIDHLYRRGARVIYEDGSQPPVHVSGHASREELKLLINLVKPRYFIPIHGEYRQLKRHADMAGSMLGAVGSVMMIESGDVLEFDELGARKAGRVTVGRVCIDSGSRGDVVEDLIIKDRRHLSEDGIVLPIIAINKLTGQIESAPEIVMRGFAAASADNGFMTEARQIIMDTLEHSTEEEKRDWGVIKEKIRQDLKRFIVKNTSRRPLIMPVILEI encoded by the coding sequence ATGCCTACGGGAAAACTCCAGGTCGTGCCGCTCGGCGGACTCGGCGAGTTCGGGATGAACTGCATGGCCCTGCGTTGGGGCGATGACATCGTCGTGATTGACGCCGGCTTGATGTTCCCCGAGATGGAACTGCTCGGGGTGGACATTGTTGTCCCCGACATCAGCTACCTGATCCAGAACCGCAAGCAGGTGAAGGCCATCGTGCTGACCCATGGGCACGAGGACCACATCGGCGCGCTGCCCTGGATTTTGACCGAATTAAACGTGCCGGTGTACGGCACCGAGTTCACGCTGGCATACGTGGAGGACAAGCTCGACGAGCACGGACTGCTGGACAATGCGACGCTGATCGAGATGCGGGCGGGCGAACTTGTCAGCCTCGGGCCCTTCAAGATCATGCCCATCCACGTGACGCATTCGCTGGTGGATTGCGTGGCGCTGGCGATCCACACGCCGCTGGGCGTGATCATCCACACCGGCGACTTCAAGGTTGATCCCACACCCACCGACCACAAACTGTTCGACCTGCACACGTTCGCCGAATACGGCAAGCAAGGCGTGCTGGCGCTGTTCCAGGATTCAACCAACGTGGAACGGCCCGGGTACACGCCGAGCGAGCGCGCGGTGGGACGAAGGTTTGACGAAGTGTTCGCGCGCGCGCCGCGGCGGCTGTTCATCTCATGTTTTTCGTCCTCCATCCATCGCATCAAGCTGGCCATGGAGATGGCGTACCAGCACCGGCGCAAGGTGGCCCTGGTGGGTCGCAGTATGAACGAATCAACCGAGATCGCGCAGGACCTCGGGTATATCGAAGTGCCAGACGGGCTGCTGATTCATCCCGGCGAGATCAAGACTTTCCCGCCGGAGCGGGTGATGGTGCTGATCAGCGGGACGCAGGGCGAGCCGATGTCGGGGCTGTCGCGCGCGGCGGTGGACAATCACAAGCACGCCAAGATCGAGCCCGGCGACACGGTGGTGCTGTCGTCGCGCATCATCCCGGGGAACGAAAAATCCATCTACCGGATGATTGACCACCTGTACCGCCGCGGGGCGCGCGTGATTTACGAAGACGGTTCGCAACCGCCGGTGCACGTCAGCGGCCACGCCAGTCGGGAAGAGTTGAAGCTGCTGATCAACCTGGTGAAGCCGCGTTATTTCATCCCGATCCACGGCGAGTACCGGCAGCTCAAGCGTCACGCGGATATGGCGGGGAGCATGCTGGGAGCCGTGGGGTCGGTGATGATGATCGAGAGCGGCGACGTGCTGGAATTCGACGAATTGGGCGCGCGCAAGGCCGGACGCGTGACGGTGGGACGAGTGTGCATTGATTCCGGCTCGCGCGGGGACGTGGTCGAGGACCTCATTATCAAAGACCGGCGCCACTTGAGCGAGGACGGGATCGTGCTGCCGATCATCGCGATCAACAAGCTGACCGGACAGATCGAGTCGGCGCCGGAAATCGTGATGCGCGGCTTCGCGGCGGCGAGCGCGGATAACGGCTTCATGACCGAGGCGCGGCAGATTATCATGGACACGCTGGAACACTCGACCGAGGAAGAGAAGCGCGACTGGGGCGTCATCAAGGAAAAGATCCGCCAGGATCTGAAGCGCTTCATCGTGAAGAACACCTCACGCCGGCCGCTGATCATGCCGGTAATCCTGGAGATCTAG
- a CDS encoding EcsC family protein translates to MQEQKKSWLRLRVEDGLRRGLTQAYETVRVDPQNFLVQLRTGYGLPISTYDGVFSVSEEQLDRIAIDVILSGMKIAAVEGAGLGLGGPLTIVPDLSILAGITIRTVQKLSLIYGFQYATDAEVADLWVAAASAAGVDISRELLEKEVVNRFVPRVIQRIAVQASGEIVERWAGRLIPVVSSAIGATLNYYFVRTWGRRAMTHFRQKHDARRSSLALAQPITLNALPPYS, encoded by the coding sequence ATGCAAGAGCAGAAAAAATCCTGGCTCCGCCTGCGCGTCGAAGACGGCCTGCGCCGCGGCCTCACCCAGGCGTACGAAACTGTCAGAGTGGACCCGCAGAACTTCCTGGTGCAACTGCGCACCGGCTACGGCCTGCCGATCAGCACCTACGACGGCGTGTTCTCCGTCTCCGAGGAGCAACTCGACCGCATCGCCATTGACGTCATCCTCTCCGGGATGAAAATTGCCGCCGTTGAAGGTGCGGGCTTGGGTCTTGGCGGGCCGCTCACCATTGTTCCGGACCTGAGCATTCTTGCCGGCATTACCATTCGCACCGTCCAGAAGCTCAGCCTGATCTACGGTTTCCAATATGCCACCGATGCCGAAGTGGCCGACCTCTGGGTCGCCGCCGCCAGCGCCGCCGGCGTGGATATCAGCCGAGAATTACTGGAGAAGGAAGTGGTGAACCGCTTCGTGCCTCGCGTCATTCAGCGCATCGCCGTGCAGGCCAGCGGCGAAATCGTGGAACGTTGGGCCGGACGGCTCATCCCCGTCGTCAGCTCCGCCATCGGCGCCACCCTCAACTACTACTTCGTCCGCACCTGGGGCCGTCGTGCCATGACCCACTTCCGTCAGAAACACGACGCTCGCCGCAGCAGCCTCGCGCTTGCGCAGCCGATCACGTTGAACGCGCTGCCGCCCTACTCGTGA
- a CDS encoding radical SAM protein, whose protein sequence is MSSLPLLDPCESPSSLVGIARLAAEGKSISQGHEVEFFTLAARSLLNRCTAPRMPFTWTINPYRGCEFACKYCYARYTHEFMEMRDGVEFERKIYVKQRAAELLTRDLRKVKPGEEIAIGTATDPYQPAERHFGVTRAILEVFAEQCGRDIGIVTKSDLVLRDAELLCQVARRNKLFVNLTITTLNSDLARILEPRAPRPDLRMKALQKLNQAGVPAGVICAPVIPGITDSARDLDALVKATKEAGGRYIFANPLFLKPCSAAIFLPWLEKEFPHLVRNYRERYGERAYLGPAYRKRISQLMARLRQKHGIGTQSDRDRLDREAGEQCAVPRAKAVRSVSLSEPPLFEEQMRLF, encoded by the coding sequence ATGAGTTCACTTCCCCTGCTCGACCCGTGCGAGTCCCCGTCGTCTTTGGTGGGGATTGCGCGGCTGGCGGCCGAGGGCAAATCAATCTCGCAGGGTCACGAGGTCGAGTTCTTCACACTGGCGGCCCGGTCGCTGCTGAACCGCTGCACGGCGCCGCGCATGCCGTTTACCTGGACCATCAATCCGTATCGCGGATGCGAGTTCGCGTGCAAGTACTGCTACGCGCGCTATACGCATGAGTTCATGGAGATGCGCGACGGAGTGGAATTCGAGCGCAAGATTTACGTCAAGCAGCGGGCGGCGGAGTTGCTCACTCGCGATCTGCGAAAAGTGAAGCCCGGGGAGGAGATTGCGATCGGGACGGCGACGGATCCGTATCAACCGGCAGAGCGCCATTTCGGCGTAACCCGGGCCATCCTTGAGGTTTTCGCCGAGCAGTGCGGAAGGGACATCGGCATCGTGACCAAGTCAGACTTAGTGTTGCGCGATGCGGAGTTGCTGTGCCAGGTGGCGAGGCGCAACAAGCTGTTTGTCAACCTGACGATCACGACGCTGAACTCGGACCTGGCGCGGATTTTGGAGCCGAGGGCGCCGCGTCCCGATCTGCGGATGAAAGCGCTGCAAAAGCTGAACCAGGCGGGCGTGCCGGCGGGAGTGATCTGCGCGCCGGTGATTCCGGGGATCACCGATTCGGCACGCGACCTGGATGCGTTGGTGAAGGCGACCAAGGAGGCGGGCGGACGGTACATCTTCGCCAATCCGCTGTTCCTGAAGCCGTGCTCGGCGGCCATCTTCCTGCCGTGGCTGGAGAAGGAGTTTCCGCACCTGGTGCGGAACTATCGCGAGCGTTACGGAGAGCGCGCGTACTTGGGGCCGGCGTATCGAAAGAGAATTTCTCAGCTCATGGCAAGATTGCGCCAGAAGCACGGAATCGGGACGCAGTCGGATCGCGATCGGCTGGACAGGGAAGCGGGCGAGCAGTGCGCGGTGCCGCGGGCAAAGGCGGTGCGTTCGGTCAGCCTTTCGGAACCGCCCTTGTTCGAGGAGCAGATGCGATTGTTCTGA
- a CDS encoding threonine/serine dehydratase — protein MVTLDDITLAASRLRGTAIRTPLIPWPQQQFGRELYLKPESLQPIGSFKLRGAYNKIASLSEGERRRGVISYSSGNHAQGVAYAARTLGVSSVIVMPGNAPQIKIDSTRALGAEIVFVGPASSERKAKAEDLAREHGYVIIPPYNDEKIIAGAGTAGLEIFADLPDAETVLVPVGGGGLISGVAAALKLSGSKAKIIGVEPELAADAQASFRSGRIVEFSADQTSRTLADGLRTQSVGAINFEHIRRFVDDIVTVTESEMLDAVRGLALDAKLVAEPSGAVTFAAFLFRNLPAAQKTVAVISGGNIDPAMLARVLSEPHSAPH, from the coding sequence ATGGTCACACTCGACGACATCACCCTGGCCGCATCCCGCCTGCGCGGAACCGCGATCCGCACACCGCTTATCCCGTGGCCTCAGCAACAATTCGGCCGCGAACTTTACCTGAAACCGGAAAGCCTGCAGCCGATCGGCTCCTTCAAGCTCCGTGGCGCCTACAACAAAATCGCCTCGCTCTCCGAGGGCGAACGCCGGCGCGGCGTCATCAGCTACTCCAGCGGCAACCACGCGCAGGGCGTCGCTTACGCCGCGCGCACCCTCGGCGTGAGTTCCGTCATCGTCATGCCGGGCAACGCGCCGCAAATCAAAATCGACAGCACGCGCGCCCTCGGCGCCGAAATTGTTTTCGTCGGCCCCGCCAGCTCCGAACGCAAAGCGAAAGCGGAAGACCTCGCGCGCGAACATGGCTACGTCATCATCCCACCCTACAACGACGAAAAGATCATCGCCGGCGCCGGTACCGCCGGTCTGGAGATCTTTGCCGACCTCCCCGACGCCGAAACCGTCCTTGTTCCCGTCGGCGGTGGCGGTCTCATAAGCGGCGTCGCCGCGGCGCTCAAGCTCAGCGGCTCGAAAGCGAAAATTATCGGCGTCGAACCCGAACTCGCCGCCGACGCCCAGGCCAGTTTCCGCTCCGGTCGCATTGTCGAATTCTCGGCTGACCAAACCTCGCGCACCCTCGCCGACGGCCTCCGCACCCAGTCGGTCGGCGCAATTAATTTCGAGCATATCCGCCGCTTCGTGGATGACATCGTCACCGTCACCGAATCCGAAATGCTCGACGCCGTGCGCGGCCTCGCCCTGGACGCCAAGCTTGTCGCCGAACCCAGCGGCGCCGTCACCTTTGCCGCCTTCCTCTTTCGCAATCTTCCTGCCGCGCAAAAAACCGTCGCCGTCATCAGCGGCGGCAACATCGACCCCGCCATGCTTGCCCGTGTGTTGTCCGAGCCCCACTCGGCACCGCATTGA
- a CDS encoding undecaprenyl-diphosphate phosphatase, with product MNDYLLAVLLGIVEGLTEFLPVSSTAHLRISEALLGMDLANGYWKMFSIVIQLGAIVCLPIYFRRRIADFLSTFPHGIGNRRSVLEHPVTLTLAAFVCTAGPAFLLTKVIGKHLESLFIMASALIIGGIVMWVVDVLYDRRRERFTSLGHRTDSMEQVSLPQSIWIGACQVLSAVFPGTSRSMATIAAGQVVGMSRAAALEFSFFLSIPTMIAATGYDLLKSLRHKPGVGGEIGVAPADLHQWIVLAIGFVVSFIVAYLVVAWFMRWVRRRGFVPFAVYRILVGAAILAWALKSAG from the coding sequence TTGAACGACTACCTGCTCGCAGTCCTGCTCGGCATCGTTGAAGGCCTCACCGAATTTCTTCCTGTCAGCTCCACGGCGCACCTGCGCATAAGCGAAGCCCTTCTCGGCATGGATCTCGCCAACGGCTACTGGAAGATGTTTTCCATCGTCATTCAGCTCGGCGCCATTGTTTGCCTGCCCATCTATTTTCGGCGCCGCATTGCCGACTTCCTCTCCACGTTCCCGCACGGCATCGGCAACCGCCGTTCCGTCCTCGAGCATCCGGTCACGCTCACTCTGGCCGCCTTCGTCTGCACCGCCGGCCCCGCGTTTCTTCTGACCAAGGTGATCGGCAAGCATCTGGAAAGCCTTTTCATCATGGCTTCCGCGCTGATCATCGGCGGCATCGTGATGTGGGTAGTTGACGTCCTCTACGACCGGCGCCGCGAACGCTTCACCTCCCTCGGTCACCGCACCGACTCCATGGAGCAAGTGTCTCTCCCGCAATCCATCTGGATCGGCGCCTGTCAAGTCCTGTCTGCCGTCTTCCCCGGCACCTCGCGTTCCATGGCCACCATCGCCGCCGGACAGGTTGTCGGCATGTCGCGCGCCGCAGCTCTCGAATTCTCCTTCTTCCTATCCATCCCCACCATGATCGCCGCCACCGGCTATGACCTCCTGAAATCGCTGCGTCACAAGCCCGGCGTCGGCGGTGAAATCGGTGTAGCTCCCGCCGACCTCCATCAATGGATCGTGCTGGCCATCGGATTCGTGGTCTCGTTCATCGTCGCCTATCTGGTCGTTGCCTGGTTCATGCGATGGGTTCGCCGCCGCGGCTTTGTCCCATTCGCCGTGTACCGCATCCTGGTCGGCGCCGCCATCCTCGCCTGGGCCCTCAAATCCGCCGGCTAA